The following are encoded together in the Pirellulales bacterium genome:
- the pilO gene encoding type 4a pilus biogenesis protein PilO translates to MSRQTARKRKSSVAALVERLHNPGFLRAVVTGIVLAVAYVGVFSPLAANIDEDMHKLAAQKKLLETVQDIETLRKEYATFKDRVPDKADTDEWVQYMLVGIRQFPLKLILLDPGAPKEVGPYKGIVMRIELNGQLRDMNDFLKWLESNPRLVRVDIMDIETSIQTKGALVMHLTVVGVTG, encoded by the coding sequence ATGAGCCGGCAAACAGCTAGAAAACGCAAAAGTTCTGTCGCGGCTCTCGTCGAGCGCCTGCACAACCCCGGTTTCCTACGGGCTGTTGTCACCGGCATTGTGTTAGCGGTGGCCTACGTCGGGGTCTTCAGCCCGCTGGCTGCGAATATTGATGAAGACATGCACAAGCTGGCGGCCCAAAAGAAGCTTTTGGAGACCGTGCAAGACATCGAAACCCTTCGCAAGGAATATGCCACGTTCAAAGACCGTGTGCCCGACAAAGCCGACACTGACGAATGGGTCCAATACATGTTGGTCGGCATCAGGCAATTTCCGCTGAAGCTGATTTTATTGGATCCCGGCGCCCCGAAGGAGGTCGGGCCTTACAAGGGAATCGTGATGCGAATCGAGCTCAACGGCCAACTGCGCGACATGAATGACTTTTTGAAATGGCTGGAATCGAATCCGCGTCTCGTGCGAGTTGACATTATGGATATCGAAACGTCCATTCAAACCAAAGGCGCGCTGGTGATGCACTTAACTGTTGTGGGAGTGACAGGCTAA